Within the Plasmodium malariae genome assembly, contig: PmUG01_00_14, whole genome shotgun sequence genome, the region tatataatttaactctatttatgtttattatatttgtagtgtttttttatttttattaacattttttctagcattatattatataatcgttttaataataaatatttattttttatgtttagaGTATATCTAGcaaatttatgaataattacCATCTTGGAAGTTAAATACAAGAAATTATCGATCACTaggaaaatatgaaaaggataatttaaataatttgctTTTGAAAGAAAAGTTTCTAAAAATGGAgtgaatgaaaaaatatctatatatattaatgaaaaagcggacaaaagaaaaagcaaacaaacaaatagaAGTTTATTAAAGAATGCCGAATATTATACAGATGTTATTGATTACAATAATGGATtgtttgatggaaaacatgttcatattggcaaaaaatggattaaaaaaaaaggatatgaTGATTTTTTGGAGAAAAGAAGGAGAATTGGAGAtatagctttaaaaaaaataaaatttagaaattaCGGATTTGGAGTAgctatgttttttttttttttcttggtAGGTGTAAGAATTCCCATATCACCAGGATTAacatttttgaat harbors:
- the PmUG01_00033000 gene encoding fam-m protein, whose translation is MEHEKNFLISMKIVSKVSKNGVNEKISIYINEKADKRKSKQTNRSLLKNAEYYTDVIDYNNGLFDGKHVHIGKKWIKKKGYDDFLEKRRRIGDIALKKIKFRNYGFGVAMFFFFFLVGVRIPISPGLTFLNNIKWTEIKNNTVGNFFYDAIERMTNITDTYSYIVYFSILIVILSVMLIIGIYKILRNNEKYSKIKIINE